A single region of the Tigriopus californicus strain San Diego chromosome 8, Tcal_SD_v2.1, whole genome shotgun sequence genome encodes:
- the LOC131885483 gene encoding metabotropic glutamate receptor 2-like, whose product MATMLYLSIFLASFLVLKCTMTEDVCPVLTRYGKNANAIFAKSTIETGLKKNILGLFPIHNKDCTSILTTKNYNGIQRAMAMIHGLNIVNDQVKRGEKTIALNGFLYDTCSNEISAIDSFIEGMGNHDPVSGVIGASYSSVTIPLSMVAQAYNVTMLSYAATSGYLSDKQRHSTFARLLPSDNNQARVVHNIVKALTSMKCTSSSKDECDEKEFTVVQVLMTKENDYSKSLYEEFQRLIANDPGNSILVCKISEFFFTNSTEEIEHDRKEIESLVQSGVDAVVSFMTADSKYTFLDGLELAIKDKSLDVKPFPIVSTDSWDVGDISDGEVTQFLSGNSLVAIPYPSDPSAIRYGGNFTDYLGSLNRWQYPWLSEMWQDMCGGNETCLTSSLDLETFRIDSKVSFVIDTVMAFSDALERCHEDKCNERKHVFFEDYILKTNFVEGDDKIQFDCQGNALGKYGIYVLSTSGKYKSVGIWDDFSSPRLKFAPNFNSSQINPTKTWTCRPKCTIGEYEEELQQISGCCHICTTIPNKYIKVTPRSIKACADGTWPNSGKTKCMKLVQETLALSSGWTVMAILVALLGVAGVVFVMAVNIKNYNHEKIKSSSRELSIFVWIGAVISHLNTFLVFFVIPTNFTCSLLRLFLTIGYTFMLSALFLKVYRIFRIFYGQFSQANEILGKPKYVSPKHQIAFASGLVTIQFLLVFFWLMWEPVSLTHLYPERRHVLVCAVDVSNLFVFQIYNVVLCSVGTFYSILTRGVPQNFNESRWINFTMYSVCFIWLMQLTIWAQRINVKDVDKHFGYQPEKIWALTSATYSALGTIVLLFLYGHRIYQIYRAKPSDGDEPVIVRIHSNQSNL is encoded by the exons ATGGCAACAATGCTGTACTTAAGCATCTTCTTGGCAAGTTTTCTTGTGCTCAAGTGCACTATGACAGAAGATGTCTGTCCTGTACTCACTAGATATGGAAAGAATGCCAATGCCATTTTCGCCAAGAGCACCATTGAAAcgggcttgaaaaaaaatatcctggGACTGTTCCCCATCCATAACAAGGATTGCACCTCAATCTTGACCACCAAGAACTACAATGGCATCCAGAGAGCCATGGCCATGATTCACGGTTTGAATATTGTCAATGATCAAGTCAAAAGAGGGGAGAAGACTATCGCTCTCAATGGTTTTTTGTACGACACGTGTTCCAATGAGATCTCGGCTATTGACAGTTTCATTGAAGGCATGGGCAATCATGATCCAGTCTCAG GTGTTATTGGGGCCTCGTACAGTTCTGTCACCATCCCGTTATCAATGGTGGCACAGGCTTACAACGTTACCATGCTATCCTACGCTGCCACTTCTGGCTATTTGTCCGATAAACAGAGACATTCAACATTCGCGAGGCTCTTGCCATCCGACAACAATCAG gCCAGAGTTGTGCACAACATTGTCAAAGCTTTAACCAGCATGAAATGCACAAGTTCATCAAAAGATGAGTGTGACGAAAAGGAATTTACAGTGGTTCAGGTTCTCATGACTAAAGAGAACGATTACAGCAAAAGTTTGTATGAGGAATTCCAAAGGCTCATAGCTAATGATCCAGGCAACTCCATTTTGGTTTGCAAGATTTCAGA GTTTTTCTTTACGAACTCAACGGAAGAGATCGAACACGATCGAAAAGAGATCGAAAGCCTTGTTCAATCTGGCGTGGATGCCGTGGTGTCATTCATGACAGCTGATAGCAAGTA TACTTTCCTCGACGGTTTGGAATTGGCCATCAAAGATAAATCCTTAGATGTTAAACCCTTTCCGATCGTGAGTACAGACTCCTGGGACGTGGGAGACATCTCCGATGGAGAGGTGACCCAATTCCTCTCTGGAAACAGCTTGGTGGCCATACCTTATCCAAGTGATCCCTCCGCCATTCGATACGGGGGAAATTTCACCGACTATTTAGGCTCTCTAAACCGTTGGCAATATCCCTGGCTGAGTGAGATGTGGCAAGATATGTGTGGTGGTAACGAAACTTGCTTGACATCATCATTGGACTTGGAGACGTTTCGGATTGATTCGAAGGTCAGCTTTGTCATTGACACGGTCATGGCCTTCTCGGATGCCTTGGAAAGATGCCATGAGGATAAATGCAATGAGAGGAAACACGTCTTTTTTGAAGATTATAtcttaaaaacaaattttgttg AGGGCGATGAcaaaatccaatttgattgcCAAGGCAATGCTTTGGGCAAATATGGCATCTACGTTCTCTCAACCAGTGGAAAGTACAAG AGTGTTGGGATATGGGACGATTTTTCCTCTCCGAGACTCAAATTTGCTCCCAATTTTAACTCCTCTCAAATCAATCCCACCAAAACATGGACATGCCGCCCAAAGTGCACCATTGGAGAATATGAAGAagaattgcaacaaatttCG GGCTGTTGTCACATTTGCACCACTATCCCAAACAAGTATATCAAAGTTACCCCGAGATCGATTAAAGCTTGCGCAGAtggaacttggccaaattcaggCAAAACGAAATGCATGAAATTGGTCCAGGAAACCTTAGCCTTGTCTAGTGGATGGACCGTCATGGCCATATTAGTTGCTCTCTTGGGTGTGGCAGGTGTAGTTTTCGTGATGGCGGTGAATATCAAGAATTATAACCACGAGAAGATCAAGAGCAGCAGCAGGGAACTGTCCATTTTCGTCTGGATTGGCGCCGTGATCAGCCATCTCAACACCTTCCTCGTGTTCTTTGTCATCCCTACGAACTTTACATGCAGTCTCTTAAG ATTATTTCTGACCATTGGCTATACGTTCATGCTCTCGGCGTTATTCCTGAAAGTTTATCGAATTTTTCGGATCTTTTATGGACAATTCAGCCAAGCTAATGAAATCTTAGGCAAACCAAAATACGTCAGTCCCAAGCATCAG ATTGCCTTTGCTAGTGGTTTGGTGACCATCCAATTTTTGCTCGTCTTTTTTTGGCTCATGTGGGAACCTGTCAGCTTGACTCATTTGTATCCTGAACGTCGACATGTGCTCGTTTGTGCCGTGGACGTGTCCAATTTGTTCGTCTTCCAAATCTACAACGTGGTCCTTTGTTCTGTGGGAACTTTCTATTCGATCCTCACTCGAGGTGTGCCACAGAACTTCAATGAGAGCCGTTGGATCAACTTCACCATGTACTCGGTGTGCTTCATTTGGTTAATGCAACTCACCATTTGGGCTCAGAGGATCAATGTCAAGGATGTGGATAAGCACTTTGGATATCAACCTGAG AAAATATGGGCGCTCACCTCGGCAACTTATTCTGCTCTTGGTACgattgttttgttgtttctcTACGGTCATCGGATCTATCAGATCTACAGG gCTAAACCAAGCGATGGAGATGAGCCAGTTATTGTGCGCATTCACAGTAATCAAAGCAATCTTTAA